Within the Arthrobacter caoxuetaonis genome, the region CCACAGCCCGGCGGGGAGCATCTCCGGCCCCTTCGCCAAGTTCCTTCACGAGCCCTTGTTCGCGCATGCTCACGAGCGTCGTCCCCAGTGTCTGCGCCGTAACACGCAATCTTCGGGCCAGTTCCGCCCGCCGCATCGGCCCCGCGTCGCGCAGGACTTTCAACGCGGTGACGCGTTCCTGGGTCAGGCCCATGGCGCGCAGGCTGTTATCCATTTCGCGGCGCAGCATCCTCGCCGCTGTGGACAGCAAGCGGATGGCTTCCCAATTCCCTTCGTTCTGCATTTCTCTGGTCCCCCTGAGATAGCTTTACTTTGGCGTCCGAATCCTCAGTATACTTACAATCCAAACCGCCACCCGGGGGAAGGTGTCAACCCTGGGGCCTCTTAGGGGCTGGTGAAGCGTGCAAATGCCCGCTGTGCCTCGAAATCTCCAGCGATATCCACCCGGGCGTTTTTCCTGCGTCCCAGAGTGTGGAGGACCAGTTCAACGATCGCGCCGGAAACCGTCACGTACTTCTCTCCTCCGCGGACCCGTGTCTGTTCCCCGGTTGGCAGTTCCAGGACGACGCCGACGGGGCTGCGCAGATAAAGGAGCTTGGCCATCACGGGAAGCCGGCGCCGCAGCTCGGCTTCCTCTCCGCGCGGCAGTTCACGGGGCGGAACGTCCCCGCCGCCGCGGCGGATGTCTTCGTGGTGCACCACGTATTCGATGAGGTTGGCTGCATCCCCGCCCCAGCCCACCGGCGACCAGGCCGCCGGTCCGGCCGCGAAGCGGTCAACCAGTGCACGGTACCCGGCGTCGGTGCGTGCTTCTTCGACCAGGACCCCCAGTGCCTTCTCCCGGCCCGGAGGATCGCGCCGGAGGATATCCCCGACGAGCTTCCAGGGTTCCTGGTCCCGCAGGACCAGGTGGGCCAGCAGCCGCGAGACGTTCCATCCCCCGCACAGGGTGGGCGCGTCCCGGTCGGTGCCGTGAAGCGTCTGCACGAGTGCCTGCCGTTCGGTCTCCATCCAAGCCATGCCGGGTACCCTACCCGTTTCGGCGGCTGCGTCCACCCGCAGCTGAGTCTGAACTGCGTTCCGCTGCGCTGCGTTCCGCCGACGGCCCCGCTCCGGCGCCGGAAAGGTGTTTCATCCCGGCATACTCCGGTTCTTCGGCTTTCCCCTTTACCGGCCAGTAGGAACGCGTAGCATGGTCGGCACAGCCAGCCGAGGCTGCAGGGGGAGCGGCCCTGACCTAGGGGAAACACATGAGTTCAACGAACTTGCAGGATGCCCAAAATACCGGAGAAGACGATTCAGTCCGCAGGCTGCGTGAACGCAGCGTGAGTGAAAAGGACGCGCGCGACGTCGCCGAAGCGTCCCGAATTACCGATGAGGCCCGGCCCAGTTTCGCCAAGGGAATCTACATGGGCGACTTCGACCTCTCCCTGATCCGCCCGCATCCGCCCCTCCCTCCCGCCGAGGTGGAGCGGGCTGAAAAGTTCCTGCAGGACCTGACCGCCTACTGCACCACCATGGACGGCCAGCTCATTGAACAAACCGGCGTCATTCCGGATGACTACCTCGCGGGACTCGCCGAGCTGGGCGTCTTCGGGATCAAGATCCCGCAAAAGTACGGCGGGCTGGGCCTTTCACTGCTGCACTACGGGCGCGCCCTGATGATCCTGGGCAGCGTCCATCCCAGTCTCGGCGCTCTCGTTTCTGCGGATCTGTCCATCGGTGTTCCGGAACCGGTGAAGGTTTTCGGCACTGAGGAACAGCGCCGGGAGTACCTGCCGCGCTGCGCCGCCGGCGCCATCACCGCCTTCCTGCTCACTGAGCCCGACGTCGGTTCGGACCCGGCGAGGATGCGCACCACGGCGGTGCCCTCGGAAGACGGCAGCGAATATGTGCTGGACGGTGTGAAGCTCTGGACCACCAACGGCGTGATCGCTGAACTGGTGGTAGTCATGGCGGCAGTCCCGCCGCACGACGGCCAGAAGGGCGGCATCAGCGCCTTCATCGTGGAGATGGATGCTCCGGGAATCACCGTGGAGAACCGGAACAACTTCATGGGCCTGCGCGGCATTGAAAACGGTGTCACCCGGCTGCGCGGCGTGCGCGTCCCGGCCGCGAACCGGGTGGGCAGGGAAGGCCAGGGACTGAAGATCGCCCTGACGACGCTGAACACCGGGCGGCTTTCCATCCCGGCCATGTGTACGGCAGGAGCCAAATGGTCACTGAAGATCGCCCGCGGCTGGTCCGGCGCCCGCGAACAGTGGGGCCGGCCCATTGGCAGGCACGAGGCCGTGGGCAAGAAACTGGCCTTCATCGCCGCCACCACGTTCGCCCTGGAGGCGGTGTTCGAGCTCTCGGCGGAAATGGCCGACGCCGGAACCAAGGACATCCGCATCGAAGCAGCGCTGGCGAAGCTGTGGGCCAGCGAAATGGCCTACAACATTGCCGATGAGCTGGTCCAGGTCCGCGGCGGACGCGGGTTCGAGACAGCGGCCTCCCTAGCGGCCCGCGGCGAACGTGCCGTAGCGGCCGAGCAGCAGCTGCGCGACCAGCGCATCAACCGCGTCTTCGAAGGTTCCACGGAGATCATGCACCTGCTGATTGCCCGGGAAGCAGTGGATGCCCATCTGAAAGCCGCCGGCGACCTGGCCGTCGCGGACGCATCCCTGACCAGCAAGGTGAAGGCAGGTGCCAAAGCCAGCGGCTTCTATGGCAAGTGGCTGCCCACCCTGGCCGTCGGCCACGGCAACGTGCCGACGTCGTACGCCGACTTCGGCCCGTTGGCCAAGCATCTGCGCTTCGCCGAGCGCGCCTCCCGGAGGCTCGCCCGCTCCACCTTCTACGGCATGGCACGGTGGCAGGCCGGGCTGGAACACCACCAGGCGTTCCTCGGACGGATCGTGGACATCGGTGCGGAACTGTTCGCCATGTCCGCGTCCTGCATGAAGGCCGAGACCATCCGGCAGAATGATCCGGCTGAAGGCGCCTCAGCCTACGAGCTGGCAGACACCTTCTGCGCCCAGTCCCGGGTGCGGGTGGACGCCCTGTTCACCGAACTCTGGAACAACTCGGATCCGGAGGACCACCGGCTGTCCAAGAAGGTCCTCGACGGGAACTACACGTGGCTGGAAGAAGGCGTGCTGGACCAATCCGAGGGCACCGGCCCCTGGATCTCGACCACGGCCACGGACGGCACTCCGAAGGAGAACCTGCACCGAAACTACCGGTAGCCTCCTGCGGTCCTCCCCTGCCCCGAATCGCCGGGTCCGGGGAGGACGGCGCAGTGCAATTCTCAGACCTGACCGCCCTGCAGGTCTACACCCCAGTGGAGTTTGAACGCCGCTGCACCGTGAGGGGTAATCGTGAGGCCCCGGCTCCTGGCGGCGGGCCTGACCCACTCCTGGGTGAGGGCGTGGCCGGCCAGCAGCGCACCCAGGCGCCCGGCAACGTGGGGGCGTCTTTCCGTCCAGTCGGGACAGGAACGGCACAGCGGACGCCTGCTCGGCTGGTCGCTGAGCAGCACGATTCCCAAGGAAGCCAGCCCATCCATGCCGGTTTCCGTAACCCAGAGGCTTCCCTCCTCAGCGGACAACCAGAGCATTGCCGTCATCGAGTCAGTGAGGGCGACTCCCAGGCGCCCGGCGAGGTGGTCATAGCAGAGGCGGGCCTGGGCGAGCCGACGCGCATCAGTGCTCTGCCGGTAGGAGACAACGGGTGTCTCGGCGCATAAAGTGCCCAGATGCTCCAAGGCCTGGGCAACTGCAGGGTCCTTCACCCGGTAGAACCGCTGGCGGCCCCTCGAAGTGGCAGAGACCAATCCTGCGTCGACCAGTATTCTGAGATGCTCGCTGGCGGTTGAGGGGCTGACGCGGGCGGCCGCAGCAAGCTCAGAGGCAGGACGACTGCTCCCGTCCATCAGCAGATTCAGCATCGTTGACCGCGCCGCCGCGGAAAGCGCGTGTCCCAGCGCCGTGAAATCCCTGCCCACGGCATCACTGTACGTCCGGCATTCTTCGGCGTATACCGAACAGTTGCGGCAGTACGGTCCATCCATGACACAGCACACATACAGTGCCCACATTGCATGGAACGGAACGACAGCCGGAGGCTATCGTTCCTACTCCCGAGACCACTCGGCCGCTGCTCCGCCTGCTGCACAGGAACTTCGCCTCAGCGCCGACCCTGTTTTCCGGGGAGATCAGGAATTGCTCAATCCTGAACAGCTTCTGACCGCAGCAGCGAGTTCCTGTCTGCTTCTGTCCTTCCTGGCGCTGGCCAGTCGGACCGGGCTCGATATCCGCTCCTACGAGGACAGGGCGGCTTCCGTCCTGGACACCGGCACCGAACCAGTTCGGATGACGGAAGTTGTCCTGAGCCCTACCATCCGGGTCCCGGCAGGAACGGACCACAAGAGTGTGCGGACCGCCCTCGAACAGGCACACCGCGGGTGCTACATCGGGAACACCCTAAATTGCCGGGTTCGGTTGCAGCCCACGGTGGCCGAAGCATGAATAGCCCGCGGGACATCGGTCTCACCCTGCCGAACCGACCGGGAGCACTGGGAGAGTTCGGCGAGGTGCTCGGCCGCGCTGGAGTGAGCCTTGAGGGCGGCGGTGTGTTCACCCACCATGGGTCTGGCGTCGCCCATTTCCTGGTCAATGATGCGGCTACGGCCCAGGCAGCACTGGAATCCGCCGGGATGGGGCCGGTGACCGTCAGCCCCGTCGTTACGGTGAAGCTGGATCAGGGCACGCCCGGACAGCTTGGAGCACTGGCCA harbors:
- a CDS encoding MarR family transcriptional regulator, encoding MQNEGNWEAIRLLSTAARMLRREMDNSLRAMGLTQERVTALKVLRDAGPMRRAELARRLRVTAQTLGTTLVSMREQGLVKELGEGAGDAPRRAVEISEHGRVALDNAIKLEGQSLTAELRPALRKELITLITELESNRQYGIAGTAGAS
- a CDS encoding TIGR03085 family metal-binding protein, translated to MAWMETERQALVQTLHGTDRDAPTLCGGWNVSRLLAHLVLRDQEPWKLVGDILRRDPPGREKALGVLVEEARTDAGYRALVDRFAAGPAAWSPVGWGGDAANLIEYVVHHEDIRRGGGDVPPRELPRGEEAELRRRLPVMAKLLYLRSPVGVVLELPTGEQTRVRGGEKYVTVSGAIVELVLHTLGRRKNARVDIAGDFEAQRAFARFTSP
- a CDS encoding acyl-CoA dehydrogenase family protein, with amino-acid sequence MSSTNLQDAQNTGEDDSVRRLRERSVSEKDARDVAEASRITDEARPSFAKGIYMGDFDLSLIRPHPPLPPAEVERAEKFLQDLTAYCTTMDGQLIEQTGVIPDDYLAGLAELGVFGIKIPQKYGGLGLSLLHYGRALMILGSVHPSLGALVSADLSIGVPEPVKVFGTEEQRREYLPRCAAGAITAFLLTEPDVGSDPARMRTTAVPSEDGSEYVLDGVKLWTTNGVIAELVVVMAAVPPHDGQKGGISAFIVEMDAPGITVENRNNFMGLRGIENGVTRLRGVRVPAANRVGREGQGLKIALTTLNTGRLSIPAMCTAGAKWSLKIARGWSGAREQWGRPIGRHEAVGKKLAFIAATTFALEAVFELSAEMADAGTKDIRIEAALAKLWASEMAYNIADELVQVRGGRGFETAASLAARGERAVAAEQQLRDQRINRVFEGSTEIMHLLIAREAVDAHLKAAGDLAVADASLTSKVKAGAKASGFYGKWLPTLAVGHGNVPTSYADFGPLAKHLRFAERASRRLARSTFYGMARWQAGLEHHQAFLGRIVDIGAELFAMSASCMKAETIRQNDPAEGASAYELADTFCAQSRVRVDALFTELWNNSDPEDHRLSKKVLDGNYTWLEEGVLDQSEGTGPWISTTATDGTPKENLHRNYR
- a CDS encoding ArsR/SmtB family transcription factor, which codes for MGRDFTALGHALSAAARSTMLNLLMDGSSRPASELAAAARVSPSTASEHLRILVDAGLVSATSRGRQRFYRVKDPAVAQALEHLGTLCAETPVVSYRQSTDARRLAQARLCYDHLAGRLGVALTDSMTAMLWLSAEEGSLWVTETGMDGLASLGIVLLSDQPSRRPLCRSCPDWTERRPHVAGRLGALLAGHALTQEWVRPAARSRGLTITPHGAAAFKLHWGVDLQGGQV
- a CDS encoding OsmC family protein; its protein translation is MTQHTYSAHIAWNGTTAGGYRSYSRDHSAAAPPAAQELRLSADPVFRGDQELLNPEQLLTAAASSCLLLSFLALASRTGLDIRSYEDRAASVLDTGTEPVRMTEVVLSPTIRVPAGTDHKSVRTALEQAHRGCYIGNTLNCRVRLQPTVAEA